One window of the Benincasa hispida cultivar B227 chromosome 3, ASM972705v1, whole genome shotgun sequence genome contains the following:
- the LOC120073289 gene encoding auxin response factor 18-like, whose protein sequence is MITFMDSKEKLKEVEKCLDPQLWHACAGGMVQMPPVNARVFYFPQGHAEHSCAPVDFRNCSKVPSYTLCRVSAIKFLADPDTDEVFAKLRLIPINGNELDFEDDGIGRLNGSEQDKPTSFAKTLTQSDANNGGGFSVPRYCAETIFPRLDYSADPPVQTILAKDVHGETWKFRHIYRGTPRRHLLTTGWSTFVNHKKLVAGDSIVFLRAENGDLCVGIRRAKRGIGDGPESSCGWNPAGGNCAVPYGAFSAFLREDDNRLTRSASGMNGNGSLMGKGKVKPESVIEAAALAANGQPFEIVFYPRASTPEFCVKAALVKAALQIRWCSGMRFKMAFETEDSSRISWFMGTINSVQVADPLRWPESPWRLLQVTWDEPDLLQNVKRVSPWLVELVSNMSPIHLAPFSPPRKKFRYPQHPDFPLDNQPPVPSFSSYLHGTGSPFGCPPDNHPAGMQGARHAHFGLSLSDFHLSKLQSGLFSIGYRSLDPAAGSTRLSGNAMTEKPSMSENVSCLLTMAHSTQASKKFDNVKTPQLILFGRPILTELQMSQSFSGDTVSPVGTGNSSSDGNGDKMANFSDGSGSALHQQGLQEGLACENFQWYKDNRQEIEPNLDTGHCKVFMESEDVGRTLDLSSLGSYEELYRKIGNMFGIDNSETLNHVLYRDVSGAVKHVGDEQFSDFIKTARRLTILTDSGSNNVGA, encoded by the exons ATGATTACGTTTATGGATTCAAAAGAGAAATTGAAAGAGGTGGAGAAATGTTTAGATCCTCAGTTATGGCATGCTTGTGCTGGAGGAATGGTTCAAATGCCGCCGGTGAACGCTAGAGTTTTCTATTTTCCACAAGGCCATGCGGAGCATTCTTGTGCGCCAGTTGATTTCAGGAACTGTTCTAAGGTTCCTTCATATACCCTTTGCAGAGTTTCTGCCATCAAGTTCCTTGCAGATCCTGACACTGATGAGGTGTTTGCCAAACTTAGGTTGATTCCCATAAATGGAAATGAACTAGATTTTGAAGATGATGGTATTGGGAGGCTTAATGGATCTGAACAGGATAAGCCAACTTCATTTGCAAAGACACTGACTCAATCTGATGCTAACAATGGTGGGGGTTTCTCTGTTCCAAGGTATTGTGCAGAAACCATCTTCCCTCGGTTGGATTATTCTGCTGATCCACCTGTTCAGACCATTCTTGCTAAGGATGTTCATGGCGAGACATGGAAATTCAGGCACATCTACCGAGGGACGCCTCGGCGGCATCTTTTGACTACTGGCTGGAGTACTTTTGTTAACCATAAGAAGCTCGTTGCAGGTGATTCCATTGTTTTCTTAAGGGCAGAAAACGGAGATCTCTGCGTCGGGATTAGACGGGCGAAGAGGGGAATTGGAGATGGACCGGAGTCGTCATGTGGATGGAATCCAGCCGGTGGCAACTGTGCTGTCCCGTATGGAGCATTCTCCGCGTTTTTGAGGGAAGATGACAACAGATTAACGAGGTCGGCTAGTGGCATGAATGGAAATGGAAGTCTCATGGGTAAGGGGAAAGTGAAGCCCGAATCAGTTATTGAAGCTGCCGCACTTGCTGCAAATGGACAACCCTTTGAAATAGTATTCTATCCAAGAGCTAGTACTCCTGAATTCTGTGTCAAGGCAGCACTGGTTAAAGCAGCATTGCAGATCCGGTGGTGTTCAGGTATGAGGTTCAAGATGGCCTTTGAAACCGAGGACTCTTCACGAATTAGCTGGTTCATGGGTACCATCAATTCGGTTCAGGTTGCTGACCCACTACGCTGGCCTGAATCACCATGGAGGCTTCTTCAG GTTACATGGGATGAACCAGATTTACTTCAGAATGTGAAACGCGTTAGCCCATGGTTGGTCGAATTGGTATCGAACATGTCTCCAATTCACCTTGCCCCCTTCTCACCACCAAGGAAGAAATTCAGATATCCACAACACCCTGATTTCCCACTCGATAACCAACCTCCCGTGCCATCATTCTCTAGTTATCTCCATGGGACTGGCAGCCCCTTCGGTTGTCCTCCCGACAACCACCCTGCTGGCATGCAGGGAGCCAGGCATGCTCATTTTGGTCTATCCTTGTCAGATTTTCATCTCAGTAAACTGCAGTCAGGTCTGTTTTCGATTGGTTATCGATCACTGGATCCAGCTGCTGGATCAACTAGACTTTCTGGTAATGCAATGACTGAAAAACCAAGTATGAGTGAAAATGTATCTTGCTTGCTAACCATGGCACATTCTACTCAAGCTTCAAAGAAATTCGACAACGTAAAGACTCCTCAGCTAATTCTTTTTGGCCGACCTATACTTACAGAATTGCAGATGTCTCAAAGCTTCTCTGGCGATACGGTTTCTCCTGTTGGTACTGGAAATAGTTCATCAGATGGAAATGGAGACAAAATGGCAAATTTTTCCGATGGTTCTGGATCTGCTTTACATCAACAAGGTCTACAAGAAGGCTTGGCTTGCGAAAATTTCCAATGGTACAAGGACAATCGCCAAGAAATCGAGCCTAACTTGGATACCGGCCACTGTAAAGTCTTTATGGAATCAGAAGATGTGGGTCGCACCCTTGATCTTTCTTCACTTGGGTCTTATGAAGAATTGTACAGAAAAATTGGAAATATGTTTGGTATAGATAATTCAGAGACGTTAAACCATGTCTTGTACCGTGATGTTTCCGGTGCTGTCAAGCATGTCGGTGACGAACAATTCAG TGACTTCATCAAGACAGCAAGAAGATTGACAATTCTAACAGATTCAGGAAGTAACAATGTAGGAGCttag